GCGAGCGCGACCTCGTGCCCTTTTCTCGTCTCGCCGGCCGCCTCGACGGCGTGATGCCGGCGCACGTGGTCTACTCCGCCTTCGACCCGCGCCCCGCCGGCTTCTCGCCGGCCTGGCTCGGCATGCTGCGCCAGAGCCTCGGCTTCAAGGGCGTGATCTTCTCCGACGACCTGAGCATGGCCGGCGCCGCCAGCGCCGGCAGCCCCGCCGAGCGGGCGCAGGCCGCCCTGGACGCCGGCTGCGACATGCTGCTGGTCTGCAACGACCGCGCCGCGGCGCTGGAGGTCATCGAGGCATGCCGCGAGCGACCGGGGGCCAGCCGCCTCACCCGGCTGCGCTACGCCCGCGCCCGCCCGGCGCTTGCAAGCCTCACCGCGCTCTCCCGCTGGCGCCGAGTCCACGCCCACCTCGAGGCCCTGGCCTGAGTTCAAGTTTCAATTTCCGACACCCTTCGACCACGAGCCACCGCAATGCCCAAACTCGATGCCGATTTTCACCAGTCCCTCGCCGACATGCGCGAGGTGATGGACAACGCCGACTGCCTGATCACCCAGGAGGCCGTGGAGCGCGCCCTGGACCGCATGGCCGACGAGATCACCCGCGACCTGGGCGAGAAGCTGCCGGTCTTCTACTGCGTGATGAACGGCGGCCTGATCACCACCGGCCACCTGCTGCCGCGCCTCGGCTTCCCGCTGGAGGTGGACTATCTGCACGCCACCCGCTACCGCGGCGGCACCCGTGGCGGCGAGCTGTTCTGGCGCGTCTCCCCGGAGGTGCCCATGGCCGGCCGCCACGTGGTGATCGTCGACGATATCCTCGATGAGGGCGCCACCCTGGCCGCCATCCTCGACTACTGCCGCGAGGCCGGCGCCGCCAGCATCTCCACCGCGGTGCTGGTCGACAAGCGGCACGACCGCAAGGCGGTGCCGGACCTCAAGGCCGACTACTGCAGCCTCGAGGTCGCCGACCGCTACGTCTTCGGTTTCGGCATGGACTACAAGGGCTACTGGCGCAACGCCCCCGGCATCTTCGCCCCCAGGGGGATGTAGGGGTCAGAGCAGGAAGAACCTTCCATAGGCCGCCATCAGCGGCTCCCCGGCCAGCAGCGCCACCCAGCCCGCCAGGGCCAGATAGGGCCCGAAGGGCATGGGGGCGGCGCGCAGCCGCGGCACCGCCAGCTGCACCAGGATGCCGATGATGGCGCCGATCCCCGCGGAGAGGATCAGCAGCAGCGGCAGATATTGCCAGCCCATCCAGGCGCCCAGCGCCGCGAGCAGCTTGAAGTCGCCGTAGCCCATGCCCTCCTTGCCGGTGATCAGCTTGAACGCCCAGTAGAAGCTCCACAGCACGAGATACCCCGCCATGGCGCCGATCACCGCGCTCGAAAGCAGCAGCGGCTGGAACAGCAGCTGGTAGGCGAGCCCCGCCCACAGCAGCGGCAGGGTGAGCAGGTCCGGCAGCAGCTGGGTGCGCAGGTCGATCACCGCCATGGCCAGCAGTGCAAGGCACGCCCCCAGCACGAAGAGCCCCTGCCAGCTCGGCCCGAACAGCGCCACTACCGCAAGCGCGAGCGCCCCGCCGGCCAGCTCCACCAGCGGATACTGGGGGCTGATGGCCGCATCGCAGTTCGCGCAGCGTCCGCGGCGCTTTAGCCAGCCCACCACCGGGAGGTTGTCGTGCCAGGCGATGGGGGTCTCGCAGCTCGGGCACATCGAGCGCGGCGTGGCCAGGTTGAATTCCGGCTGCGTCTCACTCGGCAGCTCCAGCGCCTCGCGGGCCTCGGCCCGCCAGCCCAGCATCAGCATCACCGGCAGGCGCACGATCACCACGTTGAGGAAGCTGCCCAGGCACAGGCCGACGAAGGCCGCCAGCGGCCAGAGCAGGGAAGGGGGAAGATCCAGCAAAACGATGTCCTTATCGGGTTAGATCACGCTGCCCAGCTCGAAGATCGGCAGGTACATGGAGATAACGAGCCCGCCCACCAGCACGCCCAGCACCACGATAATGAAGGGCTCCAGCAGCGAGGTGAGGGTATCGACCATGTTGTCGACCTCCTCCTCGTAGTAGTCCGCCACCCGGTTGAGCATGGCGTCCAGCGAGCCCGCCTCCTCGCCGATGCCGACCATCTGCACCGCCAGCGGCGGGAAGCGCTCGGTCATGCGCATGGCAAAGTTGAGCTGCTGGCCGGTGGCCACGTCTTCGCGGATCTGCACCACCGCGCGCTCGTAGACCTTGTTGCCGGTGGCGCCGGCGGCGGTGTCCAGCGCCTCCACCAGGGGCACGCCGGCGCCGAAGGTGGTGGCCAGGGTTCGCGAGTAGCGCGCTACCGCGGATTTATCGAGGATCTCCCCCAGTACCGGCACCTTCAAGGCAAAGGCGTGCATGCGGTAGGCGAAGGCCTCGGACTTCTTCATGCCGGTGCGGATGAAGAAGATCAGGGCGGCCACCCCCAGCACCCCCCACCACCAGTAGGCCTGGGCGAACTCGGACATGGCAATGGTCATGCGGGTCATGGCCGGCAGCTCCGCGCCGAAGCCCTGGAATAGGCTCTCGAACTGTGGCACCACCTTGATCAGCAGCAGGGCGGTGACCCCGATGCCCACTGCGATCACCGCCGCTGGGTACCAGAGCGCCTTCTTCACGCGCCCCTTGAGCAGCTCGATCTTCTCCTTATAGGTGGCCACGCGGTCGAGCATTCGGTCCAGCGAGCCCGACTGCTCGCCG
The Halomonas alkalicola DNA segment above includes these coding regions:
- a CDS encoding hypoxanthine-guanine phosphoribosyltransferase, encoding MPKLDADFHQSLADMREVMDNADCLITQEAVERALDRMADEITRDLGEKLPVFYCVMNGGLITTGHLLPRLGFPLEVDYLHATRYRGGTRGGELFWRVSPEVPMAGRHVVIVDDILDEGATLAAILDYCREAGAASISTAVLVDKRHDRKAVPDLKADYCSLEVADRYVFGFGMDYKGYWRNAPGIFAPRGM
- a CDS encoding prepilin peptidase produces the protein MDLPPSLLWPLAAFVGLCLGSFLNVVIVRLPVMLMLGWRAEAREALELPSETQPEFNLATPRSMCPSCETPIAWHDNLPVVGWLKRRGRCANCDAAISPQYPLVELAGGALALAVVALFGPSWQGLFVLGACLALLAMAVIDLRTQLLPDLLTLPLLWAGLAYQLLFQPLLLSSAVIGAMAGYLVLWSFYWAFKLITGKEGMGYGDFKLLAALGAWMGWQYLPLLLILSAGIGAIIGILVQLAVPRLRAAPMPFGPYLALAGWVALLAGEPLMAAYGRFFLL
- a CDS encoding type II secretion system F family protein, with amino-acid sequence MATARKLRPTKEIKLYRWRWTGKGPGGRKVGGEIVAAQKGEVEKILAGQNIIIKNVRRKSGFGGGMGKIKPRDIMLFARQMATMIRAGVPVLQAFQVVAESIKKPAMSGLVQELMNDVAAGASFSDALKRHPQHFDRLFANLVEAGEQSGSLDRMLDRVATYKEKIELLKGRVKKALWYPAAVIAVGIGVTALLLIKVVPQFESLFQGFGAELPAMTRMTIAMSEFAQAYWWWGVLGVAALIFFIRTGMKKSEAFAYRMHAFALKVPVLGEILDKSAVARYSRTLATTFGAGVPLVEALDTAAGATGNKVYERAVVQIREDVATGQQLNFAMRMTERFPPLAVQMVGIGEEAGSLDAMLNRVADYYEEEVDNMVDTLTSLLEPFIIVVLGVLVGGLVISMYLPIFELGSVI